From the Tripterygium wilfordii isolate XIE 37 chromosome 6, ASM1340144v1, whole genome shotgun sequence genome, one window contains:
- the LOC119999801 gene encoding lysophospholipid acyltransferase LPEAT1-like isoform X1, with protein MESEMEDLNSKPPEPRPPESAEHDGATAKDDRPLLKPEAVGVSIESLQDMEKKFAAYVRSDVYGPMGCGELPLVEKVLLAVACVTLVPIRVIVGMSLLVFYYFICWICTLFSSPNRDGEQEDYAHMEGWRRAVIVSCGRFLARVLLFVFGFYWIRETYGNPEASQDKPSSPNEEEGKDQSEHPERPGAIVSNHVSYLDILYHLSSSFPSFVAKRSVAKLPLVGLISKCLGCVYVQRESKSSDFKGVAGVVTERIREAHQNGSAPIMMLFPEGTTTNGDYILPFKTGAFLARAPVRPVILRYPYRRFSPAWDSISGPRHVIFLLCQFTNHMEVTWLPVYNPSQQEKDNPKLYADNVRRLMSREGNLIMSDIGLAEKRIYHAALNGNNSLPSVLHQKDD; from the exons atggaGTCCGAGATGGAGGACTTGAATTCCAAGCCACCGGAGCCTCGCCCACCGGAGTCCGCCGAGCACGATGGCGCCACAGCCAAGGACGATCGGCCCCTCCTCAAGCCCGAGGCAGTAGGTGTCTCAATCGAAAGCCTCCAGGACATGGAGAAGAAATTCGCTGCGTATGTACGCAGCGACGTGTACGGGCCCATGGGATGCGGCGAGTTGCCATTGGTGGAGAAGGTCCTGCTCGCTGTTGCTTGTGTGACGCTGGTGCCGATACGAGTGATTGTTGGCATGAGTTTGTTAGTTTTCTATTACTTTATTTGTTGGATTTGTACTCTCTTCTCGTCGCCGAATCGTGACGGGGAGCAGGAGGATTACGCGCACATGGAAGGTTGGAGGAGAGCCGTGATTGTTTCCTGCGGGAGGTTTTTGGCCCGAGTCCTACTCTTCGTGTTTGGGTTTTATTGGATTAGAGAGACCTATGGGAATCCAGAAGCTTCACAAGACAAGCCCTCTTCGCCCAATGAG GAAGAGGGAAAAGACCAATCTGAACACCCTGAAAGACCTGGGGCGATTGTATCTAATCATGTATCATATTTGGATATTTTGTAccatttgtcttcttctttcccGAGTTTTGTTGCTAAG AGATCAGTGGCTAAACTTCCTCTTGTTGGTCTCATCAG CAAGTGCCTTGGTTGTGTTTATGTTCAGAGGGAGTCTAAGTCATCTGACTTCAAGGGTGTTGCGG GTGTGGTGACTGAAAGAATTAGGGAAGCTCATCAAAATGGGTCCGCCCCTATCATGATGCTTTTCCCAG AGGGCACAACTACAAATGGAGACTACATCCTTCCATTCAAGACAGGTGCCTTTCTAGCAAGAGCTCCTGTGCGTCCAGTGATACTAAGGTATCCTTACCGGAGATTCAGTCCTGCCTGGGACTCAATATCTGGG CCTCGCCATGTAATATTCCTACTTTGCCAATTCACTAATCACATGGAGGTGACATGGTTACCTGTCTACAACCCATCACAGCAAGAGAAAGATAATCCAAAGCTTTATGCTGATAATGTTCGAAGGTTGATGTCTAGAGAG GGCAATTTGATAATGTCGGATATTGGACTAGCAGAGAAGAGAATATATCATGCTGCTCTCAATGGTAATAATAGCCTGCCTAGTGTATTGCATCAGAAAGACGATTGA
- the LOC119999801 gene encoding lysophospholipid acyltransferase LPEAT1-like isoform X2 → MESEMEDLNSKPPEPRPPESAEHDGATAKDDRPLLKPEAVGVSIESLQDMEKKFAAYVRSDVYGPMGCGELPLVEKVLLAVACVTLVPIRVIVGMSLLVFYYFICWICTLFSSPNRDGEQEDYAHMEGWRRAVIVSCGRFLARVLLFVFGFYWIRETYGNPEASQDKPSSPNEEEGKDQSEHPERPGAIVSNHVSYLDILYHLSSSFPSFVAKRSVAKLPLVGLISKCLGCVYVQRESKSSDFKGVAGVVTERIREAHQNGSAPIMMLFPEGTTTNGDYILPFKTGAFLARAPVRPVILRYPYRRFSPAWDSISGPRHVIFLLCQFTNHMEVTWLPVYNPSQQEKDNPKLYADNVRRLMSREGNLIMSDIGLAEKRIYHAALNGLFSQY, encoded by the exons atggaGTCCGAGATGGAGGACTTGAATTCCAAGCCACCGGAGCCTCGCCCACCGGAGTCCGCCGAGCACGATGGCGCCACAGCCAAGGACGATCGGCCCCTCCTCAAGCCCGAGGCAGTAGGTGTCTCAATCGAAAGCCTCCAGGACATGGAGAAGAAATTCGCTGCGTATGTACGCAGCGACGTGTACGGGCCCATGGGATGCGGCGAGTTGCCATTGGTGGAGAAGGTCCTGCTCGCTGTTGCTTGTGTGACGCTGGTGCCGATACGAGTGATTGTTGGCATGAGTTTGTTAGTTTTCTATTACTTTATTTGTTGGATTTGTACTCTCTTCTCGTCGCCGAATCGTGACGGGGAGCAGGAGGATTACGCGCACATGGAAGGTTGGAGGAGAGCCGTGATTGTTTCCTGCGGGAGGTTTTTGGCCCGAGTCCTACTCTTCGTGTTTGGGTTTTATTGGATTAGAGAGACCTATGGGAATCCAGAAGCTTCACAAGACAAGCCCTCTTCGCCCAATGAG GAAGAGGGAAAAGACCAATCTGAACACCCTGAAAGACCTGGGGCGATTGTATCTAATCATGTATCATATTTGGATATTTTGTAccatttgtcttcttctttcccGAGTTTTGTTGCTAAG AGATCAGTGGCTAAACTTCCTCTTGTTGGTCTCATCAG CAAGTGCCTTGGTTGTGTTTATGTTCAGAGGGAGTCTAAGTCATCTGACTTCAAGGGTGTTGCGG GTGTGGTGACTGAAAGAATTAGGGAAGCTCATCAAAATGGGTCCGCCCCTATCATGATGCTTTTCCCAG AGGGCACAACTACAAATGGAGACTACATCCTTCCATTCAAGACAGGTGCCTTTCTAGCAAGAGCTCCTGTGCGTCCAGTGATACTAAGGTATCCTTACCGGAGATTCAGTCCTGCCTGGGACTCAATATCTGGG CCTCGCCATGTAATATTCCTACTTTGCCAATTCACTAATCACATGGAGGTGACATGGTTACCTGTCTACAACCCATCACAGCAAGAGAAAGATAATCCAAAGCTTTATGCTGATAATGTTCGAAGGTTGATGTCTAGAGAG GGCAATTTGATAATGTCGGATATTGGACTAGCAGAGAAGAGAATATATCATGCTGCTCTCAATG GTTTGTTTTCCCAATACTAA
- the LOC119999804 gene encoding deSI-like protein At4g17486 codes for MKLGSKRKWRSILPIRLKGRSVTRFCLFPNLKSTSYSSGNTPVYLNVYDLTPMNGYFYWAGLGIFHSGVEVHGVEYAFGAHDYPASGIFEVEPRQCPGFKFRKSIFIGTTCLDPVQIGEFMEDLSASYSGDTYHLIVKNCNHFCKDICLKLTGKPIPKWVNRLAKIGSVCNCILPEALKIEAVRHDPNGQLHDSEKRRLRSAFSCLSSISMRQKQLSASSLFLQLPLKGRLPWELRRSNNGSLKER; via the exons ATGAAACTTGGATCAAAGAGAAAATGGAGATCCATTTTGCCCATTCGATTGAAAGGCAGATCAGTCACccgtttttgtttgtttcccaATCTGAAGTCAACTAGCTATAGTTCAGGCAACACTCCAGTTTATCTTAATGTATACGATTTGACGCCCATGAATGGCTACTTTTATTGGGCAGGTCTTGGTATCTTCCACTCCGGTGTTGAAG TTCATGGCGTTGAATATGCATTTGGAGCTCATGATTATCCTGCTAGTGGTATTTTTGAGGTTGAACCCCGGCAGTGCCCGGGCTTTAAGTTTAGGAAGTCAATATTTATTGGGACCACATGCTTGGACCCTGTCCAGATTGGGGAGTTTATGGAGGACCTTTCTGCAAGCTACAGTGGTGACACATATCACTTGATTGTCAAGAACTGCAACCACTTCTGCAAGGACATCTGTCTCAAGCTGACAGGGAAACCAATTCCAAAATGGGTTAATCGTCTGGCAAAAATAG GTTCAGTCTGCAACTGTATACTACCTGAAGCCCTCAAGATTGAGGCTGTACGGCATGATCCTAATGGTCAACTACACGATAGTGAGAAAAGGAGGCTTAGAAGTGCATTCAGCTGTCTTTCTTCAATTTCGATGAGGCAAAAGCAGTTGTCAGCATCTTCATTGTTTCTTCAGTTGCCCTTAAAAGGCCGCCTACCATGGGAATTGAGGAGGTCTAACAATGGCTCCTTGAAGGAAAGATGA
- the LOC119999805 gene encoding J domain-containing protein required for chloroplast accumulation response 1-like — protein MERFSHREGLLSGSSSQRFFASPNTSSHRDSDVDFADVFGGPPRRSSNSSHERRSFSESTESRASSSRNPWTGLMEKPVFGEEVSNTRRHTSHNFFDDIYKGSDCSSSPRKYERDSIFSMTGSRALSPSQPLPPAEPLSSSLLAQFSLPAKLVKGTELPTYSLGTLNHQRNKDGASSGINNYSYSPLSRSSSQTDRVEEDLSNRVQSVFHQSSLSKNLSPNSLEVSNLTTLDVTEEVSSSKMDSGSSNTLTNGGQFHFFIYKWASKGVPIAMPLRGRSRSRLKETGKVVRFSGLRQTPSEAMERESLTATPNDFDFLCLTNKMSTNTMSSMIQLDKENVTLFDGISPRRVEGTQIFEEEVRAKTESETISTPQIIGEDIPGNSNACAAAEERKSQSLFELDLHLEPEQDTSVFKKKAPKTELNTLGSLLCDDNDGQGNGKMAAKNAVKESKPKTTKKVSAFIHSNKNVEKQNRGKTMPDTAEVGKDSLLDTATTLEGNPGTNRMKRKVKEFVKIFNQDPSSKSKPDINSQGHISRWKDRDTFTKEDDLIPTTKTAEENMDVPNVNQWKTPEAFTKMKESYLQTEKQDYHVQPNNYLPDDTCTGQINKPVSTATSNFGGREDFGVESVEADELFTGNFQIKELPQDEDKLAQTDNYHDEIQVINAKIRQWSSGKDGNIRSLLSTLQYILWPESGWRPVPLVDIIEGKGVRRSYQKALLCLHPDKLQQKGASPQQKYIAEKVFDILQDAWTHFNSLGSL, from the exons ATGGAGAGATTTTCTCATAGAGAGGGCCTCCTTTCAGGTTCCAGTAGTCAGCGATTTTTTGCGAGTCCCAATACTTCTTCACACAGAGACTCAGATGTTGATTTTGCCGATGTGTTCGGTGGCCCACCGAGACGATCGTCGAATTCGAGTCACGAGAGGCGTAGTTTCAGTGAAAGTACGGAATCACGCGCAAGTTCCTCTCGAAATCCTTGGACTGGTCTGATGGAGAAGCCGGTTTTTGGAGAAGAAGTTTCTAATACAAGGCGACATACAAGCCACAACTTCTTCGATGACATATATAAAGGCAGCGATTGCTCTAGCTCTCCAAGAAAGTATGAGCGCGATTCTATATTTTCCATGACGGGTTCCAGGGCTTTAAGCCCCAGTCAGCCCTTGCCACCTGCAGAGCCGCTTAGTTCGTCACTTCTTGCACAATTCAG CCTCCCTGCTAAATTGGTTAAAGGGACTGAGTTGCCAACATACAGTTTGGGTACTCTTAACCACCAAAGAAATAAGGATGGTGCTTCCAGTGGAATAAACAATTACTCGTATTCTCCTTTGTCAAGATCTTCAAGCCAAACAGATCGAGTTGAGGAAGATCTTAGCAATCGTGTTCAATCAGTCTTTCACCAGAGCTCTTTATCCAAGAATTTATCTCCGAACAGTCTGGAAGTGTCAAACTTAACGACATTAGATGTAACAGAGGAAGTAAGCAGTTCAAAAATGGATTCAGGTTCTTCTAATACTTTAACTAATGGCGGCCAATTTCACTTCTTTATATATAAATGGGCAAGCAAAGGAGTGCCGATAGCAATGCCTCTTAGGGGACGTAGTAGGTCTAGATTGAAGGAAACAGGTAAAGTTGTCAGATTTTCCGGCCTAAGACAGACACCAAGTGAGGCTATGGAAAGAGAGTCACTGACAGCGACTccaaatgattttgattttctttgtctCACCAATAAGATGTCAACAAATACCATGTCTTCCATGATTCAACTTGACAAAGAGAATGTCACCCTATTTGATGGAATCTCTCCCAGAAGAGTGGAAGGAACCCAAATTTTTGAGGAAGAAGTTCGTGCCAAAACTGAATCAGAAACAATAAGCACCCCTCAGATTATTGGTGAAGATATTCCAGGTAATAGCAATGCATGTGCTGCagcagaagaaagaaaatctcAGTCTCTGTTTGAGTTGGATTTGCATCTAGAACCAGAGCAAGATACTTCAGTGTTTAAGAAAAAAGCTCCCAAGACTGAGTTGAATACTCTAGGATCTCTATTATGTGATGATAATGATGGACAAG GCAATGGTAAGATGGCTGCAAAGAATGCTGTGAAAGAAAGCAAACCTAAAACCACGAAAAAGGTATCCGCATTTATTCATTCCAATAAAAATGTGGAGAAACAGAATCGGGGAAAAACTATGCCCGATACTGCAGAAGTGGGTAAAGACAGCTTGCTAGATACAGCTACAACCTTGGAAGGTAATCCTGGGACGAATAGAATGAAGCGGAAAGTTAAAGAGTTTGttaaaatcttcaatcaagaTCCTTCTTCAAAATCCAAACCGGATATTAATTCTCAAGGTCATATCTCTAGATGGAAGGATAGAGATACATTCACAAAAGAGGATGATTTGATACCGACCACAAAAACTGCAGAAGAGAATATGGACGTGCCCAATGTGAACCAGTGGAAAACACCAGAAGCTTTTACAAAG ATGAAGGAAAGTTATTTGCAGACAGAGAAACAAGACTATCATGTGCAGCCTAATAACTATTTGCCTGATGACACATGCACTGGACAGATAAATAAGCCAGTATCAACTGCAA CGTCAAATTTTGGTGGCCGGGAGGATTTTGGTGTAGAATCTGTAGAGgcagatgaacttttcacagGGAACTTCCAG ATAAAAGAACTACCCCAAGACGAGGACAAACTGGCACAAACTGACAATTATCATGACGAAATCCAA GTCATCAATGCTAAAATACGACAGTGGTCAAGTGGGAAGGATGGAAACATACGCTCATTGTTATCAACTTTACAGTAT ATTCTTTGGCCTGAAAGCGGGTGGCGGCCTGTACCTCTTGTTGATATAATTGAAGGAAAAGGAGTGAGAAGATCATATCAAAAGGCTTTACTCTGTCTACATCCAGATAAGTTACAGCAGAAGGGTGCTTCTCCCCAACAAAAGTATATAGCTGAAAAGGTTTTTGATATTTTGCAG GACGCATGGACCCATTTCAACTCACTTGGTTCGTTATGA
- the LOC119999807 gene encoding arabinosyltransferase RRA3-like, with amino-acid sequence MAGRRDGSLMRDKGQSLRGSRIAVAIAIGVLLGCAFAILYPHGVFSTDPVAQSRRISKSNFQAASSSCESPERIKMLKSEIASVLEKNAELKKQVRELTEKLRLSEQGKDHAQKQVLVLGEQHKAGPFGTVKGLRTNPTVVPDESVNPRLAKLLEEVAVQQELIVALANSNVKSMLEVWFTSIKKVGIPNYLVVALDDQIEEFCKSNDVPVYKRDPDDGIDSVAKTGGNHAVSGLKFRILREFLQLGYSVLLSDVDIVYLQNPFDHLYRDSDMESMTDGHDNMTAYGYNDVFDEPGMGWARYAHTMRIWVYNSGFFYIRPTIPAIELLDRVADRLSKPPSAWDQAVFNEQLFFPSHPGYDGLHAAKRTMDYYKFINSKVLFKTVRKDANLKKLKPVIVHVNYHPDKLPRMKAVVEFFVNGKQDALEPFPDGSDW; translated from the exons ATGGCGGGTCGCAGAGACGGGTCATTGATGAGAGATAAAGGGCAATCACTCCGCGGATCTCGAATTGCCGTCGCGATTGCCATCGGAGTCCTTCTCGGTTGTGCCTTCGCTATTTTATATCCTCATGGAGTCTTCAGTACCGATCCAGTCGCACAGAGTCGTCGAATTTCCAAATCCAATTTCCAG GCTGCTTCATCTTCGTGTGAATCCCCTGAAAGGATCAAAATGCTGAAGTCAGAGATTGCATCGGTGTTGGAGAAGAATGCTGAGTTGAAGAAGCAGGTCAGGGAGTTAACTGAAAAACTACGGCTGTCTGAACAAGGGAAAGATCATGCACAGAAGCAGGTGCTGGTGTTGGGAGAACAGCACAAAGCGGGGCCCTTTGGTACTGTCAAGGGTTTGAGAACTAACCCAACTGTTGTTCCGGATGAATCTGTGAACCCAAGATTAGCAAAACTCTTGGAGGAAGTTGCTGTTCAGCAAGAGCTTATAGTTGCACTTGCAAATtcaaatgtgaaaagcatgttAGAGGTTTGGTTTACTAGCATCAAGAAGGTGGGTATACCTAATTACCTGGTCGTGGCATTAGATGACCAGATTGAAGAATTCTGCAAATCAAATGATGTTCCTGTTTACAAGAGAGATCCAGATGATGGAATTGATTCTGTTGCAAAGACAGGAGGTAACCATGCCGTCTCTGGGTTGAAGTTCCGTATTCTAAGGGAGTTTTTGCAGCTAGGTTATAGTGTTCTTCTATCAGATGTAGATATCGTGTACCTGCAGAACCCTTTCGATCATCTTTATCGGGATTCAGATATGGAGTCTATGACTGATGGTCACGATAATATGACAGCATATGGATACAATGATGTGTTTGACGAACCAGGAATGGGGTGGGCTCGTTATGCTCATACAATGAGGATTTGGGTGTACAACTCTGGATTCTTTTATATAAGACCTACAATTCCTGCAATTGAGCTTTTGGATCGAGTGGCCGATCGTCTGTCTAAGCCGCCAAGTGCATGGGACCAAGCAGTTTTTAATGAGCAGCTCTTTTTCCCTTCACATCCTGGTTATGATGGGCTCCATGCTGCCAAAAGAACTATGGATTACTACAAGTTTATCAACAGTAAGGTCCTGTTCAAGACGGTAAGGAAAGATGCTAACCTAAAAAAGTTGAAGCCAGTAATTGTTCATGTAAATTACCACCCAGATAAACTTCCGAGAATGAAGGCAGTTGTAGAATTTTTTGTCAACGGCAAGCAAGATGCATTAGAACCTTTCCCGGACGGTTCTGATTGGTAG
- the LOC119999806 gene encoding probable protein phosphatase 2C 55 isoform X2 gives MPFNYFTTRLRSTVQNGIQRLVLQQEVGHQVLAEVLIGQGKYWFFNHRSFHSACFSKLKDLHVLLQPGAGFPARPDSLIVNRRRNISVVGAVSRPFSVPSVSGTTFQVCGYHIDCALCELSELSGSDKIQNKPMSACGTRSVLVQCYLDASNLRHGDLPWYANNGSLSYNNRTFSTCRKASMCLKNHDQPGNTPIFRYMMYNIANRWCNFSPYAESGLRFLHSSSRSCFSAGNAPNVSFDNCAHEEQLASSTISSDQKIYSGKSLKLLSGSCYLPHPDKEETGGEDAHFICDNKQAIGVADGVGGWADLGVDAGLYSRELMSNSVYAIQEEVKGSIDPARVLEKAHSSTKAKGSSTACIVALSDQGLQAINLGDSGFMVVRDGCTIFRSPVQQHDFNYTYQLESGDKGDLPSSGQVFTVAVAPGDVLVAGTDGLFDNLYNNEITAVVVLAIRAGLGPQVTAQKIAALARQRAQDKDRQTPFSTAAQNAGFRYYGGKLDDITVVVSYVTSSHEENKSCS, from the exons ATGCCGTTTAATTATTTTACGACCAGACTGAGAAGTACAGTTCAGAATGGAATACAGAGGCTGGTTTTGCAGCAAGAAGTTGGACACCAGGTCTTGGCTGAAGTTCTTATTGGCCAAGGAAAATATTGGTTTTTCAATCACAGGTCATTTCATTCTGCATGCTTCTCAAAGCTTAAAGACCTACATGTACTTTTACAACCTGGAGCTGGTTTTCCTGCAAGACCAGATTCCTTGATAGTTAATCGAAGAAGAAACATTTCCGTTGTTGGAGCAGTTTCTCGCCCATTTTCTGTCCCATCTGTGTCAGGTACTACATTTCAGGTTTGTGGGTATCACATTGATTGTGCTCTATGTGAACTCAGTGAATTATCTGGCAGcgacaaaattcaaaataaacctATGTCTGCTTGCGGTACCAGATCTGTCCTTGTTCAATGCTATTTAGATGCTTCAAATTTAAGGCATGGGGATCTTCCATGGTATGCAAACAATGGTAGTTTATCGTATAACAATAGAACTTTCAGTACATGCAGAAAAGCTAGCATGTGTTTGAAAAACCATGATCAACCCGGAAATACTCCGATTTTTAGATACATGATGTATAATATTGCAAACAGATGGTGCAACTTCTCACCTTACGCAGAGTCGGGATTAAGGTTTCTTCATAGCTCTTCACGTTCGTGCTTTTCTGCTGGGAATGCACCCAATGTATCCTTTGACAATTGTGCCCATGAGGAACAGCTTGCAAGTTCAACAATTTCCTCTGATCA GAAAATTTATTCTGGCAAATCCTTGAAGCTCCTTTCAGGATCGTGCTACCTACCCCATCCTGATAAAGAAGAAACTGGAGGTGAGGATGCTCACTTTATATGTGACAATAAACAAGCAATAGGTGTGGCAGATGGTGTAGGTGGCTGGGCCGATCTCGGTGTTGATGCGGGACTCTATTCACGGGAACTAATGTCTAATTCAGTCTATGCAATTCAAGAGGAGGTCAAGGGTTCCATTGACCCGGCTAGGGTTTTGGAGAAAGCTCACTCTAGCACAAAAGCCAAAGGTTCTTCGACAGCTTGTATAGTGGCACTCTCAGACCAG GGTCTCCAGGCAATTAACTTAGGAGACAGTGGGTTTATGGTTGTCCGAGATGGATGCACAATCTTCCGATCTCCTGTACAGCAGCATGATTTTAATTACACCTATCAACTTGAGAGTGGAGATAAGGGTGATCTTCCTAGCTCTGGACAG GTTTTTACAGTTGCTGTTGCTCCAGGAGATGTTCTTGTTGCCGGCACAGATGGGCTTTTTGACAACCTGTACAATAATGAGATTACTGCAGTGGTAGTTCTTGCCATTAGAGCTGGATTGGGGCCTCAGGTGACAGCTCAGAAGATAGCAGCATTGGCGCGCCAACGAGCACAGGATAAAGACAGGCAGACACCTTTCTCTACTGCTGCCCAAAATGCTGGGTTCCGATACTATGGTGGCAAGCTTGATGATATCACCGTTGTCGTTTCATATGTCACTAGCTCACACGAG GAAAACAAGTCTTGCTCATAA
- the LOC119999806 gene encoding probable protein phosphatase 2C 55 isoform X1: protein MPFNYFTTRLRSTVQNGIQRLVLQQEVGHQVLAEVLIGQGKYWFFNHRSFHSACFSKLKDLHVLLQPGAGFPARPDSLIVNRRRNISVVGAVSRPFSVPSVSGTTFQVCGYHIDCALCELSELSGSDKIQNKPMSACGTRSVLVQCYLDASNLRHGDLPWYANNGSLSYNNRTFSTCRKASMCLKNHDQPGNTPIFRYMMYNIANRWCNFSPYAESGLRFLHSSSRSCFSAGNAPNVSFDNCAHEEQLASSTISSDQKIYSGKSLKLLSGSCYLPHPDKEETGGEDAHFICDNKQAIGVADGVGGWADLGVDAGLYSRELMSNSVYAIQEEVKGSIDPARVLEKAHSSTKAKGSSTACIVALSDQQGLQAINLGDSGFMVVRDGCTIFRSPVQQHDFNYTYQLESGDKGDLPSSGQVFTVAVAPGDVLVAGTDGLFDNLYNNEITAVVVLAIRAGLGPQVTAQKIAALARQRAQDKDRQTPFSTAAQNAGFRYYGGKLDDITVVVSYVTSSHEENKSCS from the exons ATGCCGTTTAATTATTTTACGACCAGACTGAGAAGTACAGTTCAGAATGGAATACAGAGGCTGGTTTTGCAGCAAGAAGTTGGACACCAGGTCTTGGCTGAAGTTCTTATTGGCCAAGGAAAATATTGGTTTTTCAATCACAGGTCATTTCATTCTGCATGCTTCTCAAAGCTTAAAGACCTACATGTACTTTTACAACCTGGAGCTGGTTTTCCTGCAAGACCAGATTCCTTGATAGTTAATCGAAGAAGAAACATTTCCGTTGTTGGAGCAGTTTCTCGCCCATTTTCTGTCCCATCTGTGTCAGGTACTACATTTCAGGTTTGTGGGTATCACATTGATTGTGCTCTATGTGAACTCAGTGAATTATCTGGCAGcgacaaaattcaaaataaacctATGTCTGCTTGCGGTACCAGATCTGTCCTTGTTCAATGCTATTTAGATGCTTCAAATTTAAGGCATGGGGATCTTCCATGGTATGCAAACAATGGTAGTTTATCGTATAACAATAGAACTTTCAGTACATGCAGAAAAGCTAGCATGTGTTTGAAAAACCATGATCAACCCGGAAATACTCCGATTTTTAGATACATGATGTATAATATTGCAAACAGATGGTGCAACTTCTCACCTTACGCAGAGTCGGGATTAAGGTTTCTTCATAGCTCTTCACGTTCGTGCTTTTCTGCTGGGAATGCACCCAATGTATCCTTTGACAATTGTGCCCATGAGGAACAGCTTGCAAGTTCAACAATTTCCTCTGATCA GAAAATTTATTCTGGCAAATCCTTGAAGCTCCTTTCAGGATCGTGCTACCTACCCCATCCTGATAAAGAAGAAACTGGAGGTGAGGATGCTCACTTTATATGTGACAATAAACAAGCAATAGGTGTGGCAGATGGTGTAGGTGGCTGGGCCGATCTCGGTGTTGATGCGGGACTCTATTCACGGGAACTAATGTCTAATTCAGTCTATGCAATTCAAGAGGAGGTCAAGGGTTCCATTGACCCGGCTAGGGTTTTGGAGAAAGCTCACTCTAGCACAAAAGCCAAAGGTTCTTCGACAGCTTGTATAGTGGCACTCTCAGACCAG CAGGGTCTCCAGGCAATTAACTTAGGAGACAGTGGGTTTATGGTTGTCCGAGATGGATGCACAATCTTCCGATCTCCTGTACAGCAGCATGATTTTAATTACACCTATCAACTTGAGAGTGGAGATAAGGGTGATCTTCCTAGCTCTGGACAG GTTTTTACAGTTGCTGTTGCTCCAGGAGATGTTCTTGTTGCCGGCACAGATGGGCTTTTTGACAACCTGTACAATAATGAGATTACTGCAGTGGTAGTTCTTGCCATTAGAGCTGGATTGGGGCCTCAGGTGACAGCTCAGAAGATAGCAGCATTGGCGCGCCAACGAGCACAGGATAAAGACAGGCAGACACCTTTCTCTACTGCTGCCCAAAATGCTGGGTTCCGATACTATGGTGGCAAGCTTGATGATATCACCGTTGTCGTTTCATATGTCACTAGCTCACACGAG GAAAACAAGTCTTGCTCATAA